TTTAAAGGCCTCACGTACGTAGGGGTTGCCTTGCCAGGAGACAGGGTTGAACCTAACAACAATGATCAGCGGTAGTGCGGAAATGACCTGAGGGCATGGCCAATGCGTCTCTCCGACTGGGTGCTCCGCAGGCCAGCTAGGTTCAGGTGTCAGAAATGGTTGCCTCGCAATGTGCTAGTGCCGCCTGCAGAAGAGGCGGGTGCTTGAGGGAAAAAGCTAGATAAAAAGGAAAAATGGCTGGATTAGCAGCAGCCATCGATTGTCTCCTGGTTGATGCGTGTGTGAATGAGGAAGAAAAAGATGGGAAAAATAAGAGAGGGAGCAACACGTGACCTAAAGACTGCTGCTGCTACTGTTGGGAGATAGTTATTCAAAGCGATGGATTCATACATATACAAGCCTAAATGCATGGCATGAGACCACCGAATAGTAATGCTTCCATAGTTCCTGCACTGAGAGAGGGACGAAAAGATGGAAAAGATAAAGCTGAGATGAATGGGTGGATTCGTGTGGTGGGAAGAGATAAGGCACGGCACGCGTTCTTCAGGTGGGGCCTCTGTCAGTTTGATGGAGCATGTTCCCGCAATTTTTCTTTTCTCCTATATAAGCCGTTGTGTCCCATTCCTCTCTTCAGCCACAGCTAACTCACTTAGCAAGAAGCTTGATTCCGAAGTTAGAAGAGGCAATGGGCTCTACCGTGACTAGCGACGAGGAGGCATGCATGTACGCGCTGCAGCTAGCAACGTCGTCTATCCTGCCGATGACGCTAAAGAACGCCATCGAACTGGGCATGCTCGAGACCCTTGTGAGTGCCGGCGGGAAGGCCCTATCCCCGTCCGAGGTGGCCGCGCAGCTGCCATGCAAGGCCAACCCAGACGCGCCGGCCATGGTGGACCGTATGCTGCGGCTGCTGGCCACGCACAAGGTCGTGTCGTGCGAGATGGAGAAgggcgaggacggcctcctcgtccgCCGGTATAGTCCGGCTCCGGTGTGCAAATGGCTCACCGCCAACGAGGATGGCGTCTCCATGGCACCCATGCTCCTCATGGTCCAGGACAAGGTCCTTATGGACTGCTGGTGAGCTTCTTCTACTTCTACTTTGCTCGAAAACCCAGCATCAACCCATTTTACTTGGATCATTTTCTGGAGGGGCTCGGATGCGAGGTCTATCTTTTGGGGGTCAAAATCAATTATTACATGCAATAAGTAAGTCATAAGAAGTAAGAACACTACTAAGGAGCTGTCCTGACCATCATCTTTTCACCGGTTTATGCTAGAGCTATTTCCCCCCTTTCGACAATTCGTTCCAAGGATAGGACTTGACGAAATTAGAAAGTAAGCATAGGTAGCAAAATGGAAAAGCAAGTAGCAGCAAGACAAGAACTGTCTGGACCACCGGACAACTTTTGTTGCCTTGCCCGTTCTCGGATGACAATAATCGGAACATAAAATATCTTCTTTTTTCTAATAAAAGGAACAAAGGATTGCATAATTCGTCAACCGATAACTTGCAGTTTGATATACTGTCCTACTTATCTAGGCAAGTTTCCGCAAAACTGTGTGAACTGAACTCAAGTCGAAACTAATCACCTTTTCATGGCTGTTAAAAGCACAATGTCAATGTAACGAACCGAAATGTTAATGAAATAACTTCTATATATGGCTACGTTTTGGATAACTTTCCttatgatgaagtaatggaacttgTGTGTGTTACAAATGGTTTAGTGAAATGAAAGTCGAAATTAGTAAAAAACTAAAAACATTTGCAGGTATCATTTGAAGGATGTCATGGTTGACGGCGGTCTCCCATTTAACAAGGCACATGGGACGAGTCTGTTCGAGTACCAGGGCAAAGATGCACACTTTAACAGTGTGTTCAATAAGAATATGAAGGAtcacaccaccatcatcatcaagaAGCTTCTTGAGTTCTATAGGGGCTTTGATGGCGTCAACACCATTGTTGATGTCGGTGGTGGGGTCAGTACGATGATCCATGCCATCACCTCTACGTACCCTTGCATAAGGGGGATTAACTTCGACCTCCCACATGTCATCTCAGAGGTGCTGCCCTCTCCTCATGTGCAACACATTGGCGGCGACATGTTCAAGAAAGTGCCTCCAGGCGACACAATCCTAATGAAATGGATCCTCCATGATTGGAACGACGAGCACTGTATGATCCTGCTGAGGAACTGCTATGACGCGCTGCCAGCACAAGGCAAGGTGGTAGTCGTGGAGTGCATCCTTCCAGTGACGTCAGAAGCAAAGCTGGCGGAGCAGGTGGTGCTCAACGTCGACATGATCATGCTCACACACAGTCATAGTGGCAAGGAGAGGTACCTAAACGAGTTTGAACAGCTGGCTATGGGCGCAGGGTTCAAATGTGTCAAGACCACCTACATCTACGCAGGATCGTGGGCTATTGAATTTACAAAATAGCCGCATCGTATTCTCGGTGTTCCTAAGTTTATTATCAACTTATGCTTCACAATAAGCTTTTCAATATAACTAGTAAataaatgtgcccgtgcgttgcaacgggagaaacaaatACTTATATGTTGTCACTTCTCTTTGCCCGAACCCACTACGTCATCATATGACACATGTACATTACCTTGGCATTATGATCTTCATCTGTATATGCAGTGCAGCTATATATAGTTACCATCATCAACCACATATGCCAAATTTAAATGATCTCAAGAATTTGAAACTAAATCAATGAAGGTTAACCAGCCTTGCTACAACAACAATCTCAACTGAACAACATTCTACAATCCTATCTAGATGGAATACCGGTTCACATTTTCTTTCCACAAAATTTTGATCGATGATTTGTCGATTAACAGATTCAGCCAGAAAAAACATACATGGTTAACATGTAAAATGCAGCTAGGCGATTTCAATAGAAtaataaagaaaaaaaaatcatgtcGTCTCCGGCTGCATACCAAACTTCACTAGGGACAACTAATGCCACGGTATATGGGTCATGGCCTGACAATATCCTCCAGCTGCAaggtctcactagtagaaaaagggtcaaatgtgaagcacattagtgccggtttgaatttgagccggcactaatgtgaacaTTAGTGCCGGttacaacggctaggcgggcgggcatcattagtaccggttcgtggacaacctttagtaccggttcatgccacgaaccggtactaatgaggctgtgtgaggctatggtcaggctggggcccccacgaagacctttagtaccggttcatgccctgaaccggtactagagtttcttagtaagctgatttttagtcccacctcgccaagagagaggcaatatgagtggtttataagccgtgagtgcacagacaatgacgaagagttgcaatgctcacctgtatgttgattagcttcaagccttgcggaatagcatagattgcactgagctatgtgcagtgcagtctacactattccgaatggcttgaagcaaattaaccagcattgcacctcttttttatttttaataacttatttgaactccggacttcttttgtgttcagtatgcagcattcaaagcgacgtcatcaatttccaacatgttctgacatcatttgttgtttttcagtcatttacctaattgtttagagagctaaatgaccgtgaaattgttgaggacgtgcatacttttctgcttgcggctgaggcaaacaagcgggcggatggttttatgccttgtccatgtgctggctataagaatggtcacaattactcgacGTCAAcaaccattcatgtccacctgtttaagtccggtttcatgccccactataatgtttggaccaaacacggagaaagaggggttatgatggaagacaatgaagaagaagaggacgacgacaactatcctggccatgggttccctgaatacgatgatacaataatgggggaagaagctgagccggtaatgcgggaagaagctgagccggcaatgcgggaagaagctgaagaagaggcatcagatgagcccgttgatgatctaggtcgggccattgccgatgcaaagagaaactgcgcaagtgatttggagaagaagaagttgcagcgcatgttagaggatcacaaaaaattgttgtacccgaattgcgtaggtcacaagaaaaagctgggcaccacactggaattgctgcaatggaaggcagagaatggtgtatctgacaaaggatttttaaagttaagttattcacaaattagtgattcacactaatttcaaataattcaaaatttaaactattcaaatttgaaaactacgggcactaacagaaagtatgtaattttttgtacctaaagcaaaaatattcacaaagaaactctaaatacacaaaaaaaaacaactcaaaaataaataaagcaaaaataataataataaaagcccacctactaggccagagcggcctgcatacgactagaaacccaacctgttgttgggccaggatgcaggcccgcaaaggcccagtaggccaacagggcagcacagaacatgtaggcccagtaggcctgctttggagaggagctcgagagagctaccgcacgggggtttataaaccagtgcggttgcccctcggctagcgaggtggaactaaacttgcgcaccacacctgcgccagcgcaccccctttagtaccggttggtggtaccggttcgtggcaccaaccggtactaaaggggggcctttagtaccggttggtggctccaaccggtactaaagggggtgcggtttccgccgcttggcctggccaaaacaggcctttagtaccggttggtggctccaaccggtactaaaggtgccttctatatatacaacacttactaaaatttcattctccctctattTCTTCCTttgtttccccattgaagcaccgcccgcacgccccgatcgatcgacgccgtccccgtcgccgccctcgtctccgtcgccgccccgggcccgtccccgtcacgtcgtccccgcgtcgccgcccccgcATCACGCCtcggcccgtcgccgcccccggccatcgcctcgccgtcgccgtcgccccgctgtgagctctccccctctaacccctctccctcgccctcggcggccaccacgggcgccgcccctccctgagcccatacacacacacaagcatgatgaacacacacacacgtacatatgtatgaattaatgcatgtatatattagtatatacatattttgtatgtttaattagtttagattttttagattattattttttcactagtatatatgtatgaatgcatgttagatggatataattagtgtttaattagtatgaatttttttatataatgttgtttttcagttttttaatggatgtataaaagttgtgttttctgtttttagtgttagatgcttaattagtatgaaatagcatatagaattttgacatatgcaatgatagcacaattagtgttatatagaaatgttagaaattgtagttatcaaaatccaatcattaaaaaaatgttactttttgcgggcatatagctagtatttgttctcgacgatgctcggcccgcatcctcgccgtcgacccgtccgcgacggcgTCCgattgacccatgtccgggactgggctccgccgggctggcactgggaggtgctgcct
The sequence above is a segment of the Triticum dicoccoides isolate Atlit2015 ecotype Zavitan chromosome 1A, WEW_v2.0, whole genome shotgun sequence genome. Coding sequences within it:
- the LOC119341366 gene encoding flavone O-methyltransferase 1-like, translated to MGSTVTSDEEACMYALQLATSSILPMTLKNAIELGMLETLVSAGGKALSPSEVAAQLPCKANPDAPAMVDRMLRLLATHKVVSCEMEKGEDGLLVRRYSPAPVCKWLTANEDGVSMAPMLLMVQDKVLMDCWYHLKDVMVDGGLPFNKAHGTSLFEYQGKDAHFNSVFNKNMKDHTTIIIKKLLEFYRGFDGVNTIVDVGGGVSTMIHAITSTYPCIRGINFDLPHVISEVLPSPHVQHIGGDMFKKVPPGDTILMKWILHDWNDEHCMILLRNCYDALPAQGKVVVVECILPVTSEAKLAEQVVLNVDMIMLTHSHSGKERYLNEFEQLAMGAGFKCVKTTYIYAGSWAIEFTK